A region from the Aquimarina sp. ERC-38 genome encodes:
- a CDS encoding efflux RND transporter permease subunit, whose protein sequence is MSKKKKNVDKEFFLSSWAIDNSTTVYVMIAIFLVLGLSAYFAMPRENFPEINETKIYISAPYPGNTSEDIERLIVDPLEDRLKNVSNVVEVLSTSQEDYAIITVEFDDKISIPEAKQKVKDEVDAETANEDWPVFNGAKVEPNVFDLSISEETPILNINITGNYPVEKLKEYGEYLEDEIEDLVEIKKVDIRGAQEKEVEVAVDIYKMMAAKVSFDDVLNTIRNGNVTMSAGNMITSGQRRTIRIDGEIQQPSQLEDFVVKSQDGAVYLKDIAEVSFEEEDKTTYAREFGENVVMLEVKKRSGKNMVEAVEKIDEILADAKENVFPSNLQVSKANDQSAKTINQVDDLVNNIIFGIILVVGVLMFFLGFRNALFVGFAIPMSMFMSFMILSALGYTMNTMILFALIMGLGMLVDNGIVVVENVYRLMDEEGMSRIEAAKKGIGEIAFPIIISTATTVAAFVPLGMWPGVMGEFMIYFPITLSVVLGSSLFVAIFMNSMLVSRFMSVEEKELSVKQLIRLSAILGGLGIFILLVGGPVRGLGSLLIFTAIMFWVYKYVLKKGATVFQRKFLVWLENKYQGFLHFALSKWRPYAFIIGNFVLLFVVFGMFGASVGSQNTKVEFFPDNKPNQIMVYIEYPQGTDIDKTNSITKAIENRVYDVLNNNDYTESDGYNFLVESAVSQVGEGAGNPQTDGGSNAEMPHRAKITATMREYKYRQGKDSEVLRQKVQDALKGIYPGVAISVEKDPVGPPIGYPVNIELEGQDYEELIITAEKMRNFIASKNIPGIEELKIDVNKGKPGMQVVVDREKAGELGVAAGQVGNQLRRSIFGEKAGIYKKDGEDYDIYVRFNEANRYNTSALFNQNIIFRDPATGRLKEIPVSAVASESNTSSFSAIKHRDGKRVVTVYSGLQPGYTDAGAVVAQVQDVMLSFNDIPKGVEVNYTGQIEEQGKQMSFLMGAFFSGLGLIMLILVFQFGSISKPSIIMIAIFLSFIGVFGGIILTGSSFVIMMTMMGIISLAGIVVNNGVVLLDYTQLLIDRKKVELDLNDDEVLSNEEVRKLIIQGGRARLRPVILTAITTVLGLIPLAIGLNIDFFSLFGSLDPKIYMGGDNVIFWGPLAWTVIYGLIIATFLTLIIVPCLFYTVNRFKVWIKKKRSSKAVEVVGETATV, encoded by the coding sequence ATGAGCAAGAAGAAAAAGAACGTAGATAAAGAATTTTTTCTTTCATCGTGGGCGATTGATAACAGCACTACGGTTTATGTAATGATTGCTATTTTCCTGGTACTCGGATTATCCGCTTACTTTGCCATGCCACGGGAAAATTTTCCAGAAATCAATGAGACCAAAATTTATATCAGTGCTCCTTATCCCGGTAATACTTCAGAAGATATTGAACGGCTAATTGTTGATCCTTTAGAAGATCGTTTAAAAAACGTAAGTAATGTGGTAGAAGTATTATCCACTTCGCAGGAAGATTACGCAATAATAACCGTAGAATTCGACGATAAAATCAGCATTCCGGAAGCTAAGCAAAAAGTAAAAGATGAAGTGGATGCGGAGACGGCTAACGAAGATTGGCCTGTATTTAACGGTGCTAAGGTAGAACCTAATGTTTTTGACCTAAGTATTTCTGAAGAAACCCCAATCCTCAATATTAATATTACCGGAAATTACCCGGTTGAAAAATTAAAGGAATATGGGGAATACCTGGAAGATGAGATTGAAGACCTTGTTGAAATTAAAAAAGTAGATATTCGTGGCGCACAGGAAAAAGAAGTAGAAGTTGCCGTGGACATTTATAAAATGATGGCGGCTAAAGTAAGCTTTGATGACGTGCTTAATACCATTAGGAACGGTAACGTCACCATGTCTGCCGGCAATATGATCACCAGTGGGCAACGCCGTACCATCCGTATTGACGGAGAAATTCAGCAACCTTCGCAATTAGAAGACTTCGTAGTAAAGTCACAGGACGGAGCGGTGTATTTAAAAGATATTGCCGAAGTTTCTTTTGAAGAAGAAGATAAAACCACCTACGCCCGTGAGTTTGGGGAGAATGTGGTGATGCTTGAAGTTAAAAAACGATCGGGTAAAAATATGGTGGAAGCCGTTGAAAAAATTGATGAAATTTTAGCAGATGCTAAAGAGAATGTATTTCCAAGCAATCTTCAAGTTTCTAAGGCTAATGACCAATCGGCTAAAACTATTAATCAGGTAGATGACCTGGTTAATAATATCATTTTTGGGATTATCCTGGTGGTAGGCGTATTGATGTTCTTTTTAGGGTTTAGAAATGCTTTATTTGTTGGTTTTGCCATCCCGATGTCCATGTTTATGTCCTTTATGATCTTATCTGCATTGGGATATACTATGAATACTATGATCCTTTTTGCTTTAATTATGGGATTAGGGATGTTAGTTGACAATGGTATTGTGGTGGTAGAAAACGTCTATCGTTTAATGGATGAAGAAGGAATGTCAAGGATTGAAGCTGCCAAAAAAGGAATTGGAGAAATTGCTTTTCCTATTATCATTTCGACAGCAACCACGGTGGCTGCTTTTGTTCCGTTAGGGATGTGGCCTGGTGTGATGGGAGAATTTATGATCTATTTCCCCATTACTTTATCCGTAGTACTGGGATCATCCCTATTTGTTGCCATTTTTATGAATTCCATGCTGGTTTCCCGGTTTATGAGTGTTGAAGAGAAAGAACTTAGTGTGAAACAGCTCATTCGGCTAAGTGCTATTTTGGGAGGCCTGGGTATTTTTATATTATTAGTTGGCGGCCCGGTTCGGGGACTGGGATCTTTATTGATTTTTACAGCGATTATGTTTTGGGTATATAAATACGTATTAAAGAAAGGTGCTACTGTTTTTCAACGAAAGTTTTTAGTTTGGTTGGAAAATAAATACCAGGGGTTCCTACATTTTGCATTGAGTAAGTGGAGACCGTATGCCTTTATCATCGGAAATTTTGTGCTGTTATTTGTGGTTTTTGGTATGTTTGGTGCTTCCGTAGGTAGCCAGAATACAAAAGTGGAATTCTTTCCGGATAATAAACCTAACCAAATCATGGTGTATATTGAATATCCACAGGGTACGGATATTGACAAAACCAATAGTATCACAAAAGCCATTGAAAACCGGGTTTATGATGTCTTAAATAATAATGATTATACGGAAAGCGACGGGTATAATTTCCTGGTTGAATCTGCGGTATCACAGGTAGGAGAAGGCGCCGGTAACCCACAAACGGATGGGGGCAGTAATGCGGAAATGCCACATCGGGCAAAGATTACCGCTACTATGAGAGAATATAAATACCGACAGGGAAAAGACTCTGAAGTACTCCGACAAAAAGTACAGGATGCCTTAAAAGGTATTTACCCCGGAGTAGCAATTTCAGTAGAAAAAGATCCGGTGGGTCCTCCTATTGGGTATCCGGTTAATATCGAACTGGAAGGTCAGGACTACGAAGAATTGATCATCACCGCTGAGAAAATGCGAAATTTTATTGCCAGTAAAAACATTCCGGGAATTGAAGAATTGAAAATCGATGTAAATAAAGGGAAACCTGGAATGCAGGTGGTTGTAGATCGAGAAAAAGCTGGAGAACTGGGGGTTGCCGCCGGACAGGTTGGAAATCAGTTAAGAAGATCTATTTTTGGTGAAAAAGCAGGAATTTATAAGAAAGACGGAGAAGATTATGATATATACGTTCGTTTTAACGAAGCTAATCGATATAATACCAGTGCTTTATTTAATCAAAATATTATTTTTAGAGATCCTGCTACCGGACGTTTAAAAGAAATTCCGGTTTCAGCGGTAGCTTCAGAAAGTAATACTTCTTCTTTTAGTGCTATTAAACATCGGGATGGAAAAAGAGTGGTTACCGTATATTCAGGCCTACAACCCGGGTATACTGATGCAGGTGCTGTAGTTGCACAAGTACAGGATGTAATGCTAAGTTTTAATGATATTCCTAAAGGAGTAGAGGTTAATTATACCGGTCAGATTGAAGAACAAGGTAAACAAATGTCCTTTTTAATGGGGGCGTTCTTTTCAGGTTTAGGCTTGATTATGTTGATTTTAGTTTTTCAGTTTGGTTCTATATCCAAACCTTCGATTATTATGATTGCTATCTTTTTAAGTTTTATAGGTGTATTTGGAGGTATTATCCTTACCGGGTCTTCTTTTGTGATTATGATGACCATGATGGGAATTATATCGCTTGCCGGAATCGTTGTAAATAACGGGGTGGTCCTTTTAGATTACACGCAATTATTAATTGACCGAAAGAAAGTGGAATTAGACCTGAACGATGATGAAGTCCTATCTAACGAAGAAGTTCGGAAATTGATTATACAAGGAGGTAGGGCGCGTTTACGTCCGGTTATTTTAACTGCGATTACTACCGTACTAGGTTTGATTCCGTTAGCCATTGGTTTAAATATTGATTTCTTTTCGTTGTTCGGAAGTTTAGACCCTAAAATTTATATGGGTGGAGACAACGTGATTTTCTGGGGACCTCTGGCTTGGACCGTAATCTACGGTTTGATTATCGCTACGTTTTTAACCTTGATTATTGTGCCTTGCTTGTTCTATACCGTAAACCGTTTTAAGGTTTGGATTAAAAAGAAAAGATCGAGTAAAGCTGTCGAAGTTGTGGGTGAAACAGCAACTGTATAA
- the aspS gene encoding aspartate--tRNA ligase: protein MYRSHTCGELQAQDINKEVTLSGWVQKSRDKGFIIWTDLRDRYGVTQLVFDEQRTPKAVFSEAQSLGREFVIRINGRVIERESKNPNMPTGDIEVLVKDLTILNKAETPPFTIENETDGGEDIRMKYRYLDIRRNPVRNNLVFRHQVAMNVRNYLSKAGFIEVETPYLIKSTPEGARDFVVPSRMNEGQFYALPQSPQTFKQLLMVGGMDKYFQIVKCFRDEDLRADRQPEFTQIDCEMSFVEQEDILNIFEGLTRHLLKEIKDISIAEFPRMTYDEAMKTYGNDKPDIRFDMKFGDLTELAQQKEFKIFKEAELVVGIAVPGAASFTRKEIDKLIDWVKRPQVGALGMVYAKYNEDGSFKSSVDKFYDQEDLKKWAEVTNAKPGDLICVLSGPTQKTRTQLSALRMELAERLNLRNPEEFAPLWVVDFPLLEWDEETERYHAMHHPFTSPKPEDIALLDSDPGKVRANAYDLVLNGNEIGGGSIRIHDKKTQALMFNYLGFIPEEAKAQFGFLMDAFEYGAPPHGGIAFGFDRLVAILGGQETIRDFIAFPKNNNGRDVMIDAPAPIDQEQLNELGLGIREVSKA from the coding sequence ATGTACAGAAGTCATACTTGCGGAGAATTACAAGCTCAGGATATTAATAAAGAAGTCACCCTTTCCGGATGGGTTCAGAAATCAAGGGATAAAGGATTTATTATCTGGACCGATTTACGAGATCGATACGGGGTTACACAGCTGGTTTTTGATGAACAACGTACACCTAAGGCTGTTTTTAGTGAAGCGCAGTCTTTAGGGCGTGAATTTGTGATCCGGATTAACGGACGAGTAATTGAACGTGAATCTAAAAATCCCAATATGCCTACTGGAGATATTGAGGTTTTAGTAAAAGATTTGACTATTCTAAACAAAGCGGAAACGCCCCCATTTACTATAGAAAACGAAACAGATGGTGGGGAAGATATTCGAATGAAATACCGGTATTTGGATATTCGTCGTAATCCGGTAAGGAACAATTTAGTGTTTAGGCACCAGGTAGCGATGAACGTTCGAAACTACCTTTCTAAGGCTGGTTTTATAGAAGTAGAAACGCCGTATTTAATTAAATCTACTCCGGAAGGGGCTCGTGATTTTGTAGTGCCATCGCGTATGAATGAAGGGCAGTTTTATGCCTTACCTCAATCTCCCCAAACTTTTAAGCAATTGCTAATGGTAGGCGGTATGGATAAATATTTTCAGATTGTAAAATGCTTCCGGGATGAAGATTTACGCGCGGATCGCCAACCTGAATTTACACAGATAGATTGCGAAATGTCTTTTGTAGAACAGGAAGATATCCTAAACATATTTGAAGGGCTTACCCGACATTTATTAAAGGAGATTAAAGATATCTCAATCGCAGAATTTCCTAGAATGACCTATGACGAGGCAATGAAAACTTACGGAAATGATAAACCGGATATTCGGTTTGATATGAAGTTTGGGGATTTAACCGAGCTGGCACAACAAAAAGAGTTTAAAATATTTAAAGAAGCTGAATTGGTGGTAGGGATTGCCGTACCTGGTGCAGCTTCCTTTACCCGTAAAGAAATTGATAAACTGATCGATTGGGTCAAACGCCCGCAGGTGGGAGCTTTAGGAATGGTTTATGCGAAATATAATGAAGACGGAAGTTTTAAGTCTTCGGTAGATAAATTTTACGATCAGGAGGATTTAAAAAAGTGGGCAGAAGTTACCAATGCTAAACCGGGCGATTTAATTTGTGTTTTATCCGGACCTACTCAAAAAACAAGAACACAGTTAAGTGCACTACGAATGGAACTTGCAGAACGCCTGAACCTACGTAATCCGGAAGAATTTGCTCCTTTATGGGTGGTTGATTTTCCGCTGTTAGAATGGGATGAAGAAACGGAGCGGTATCATGCCATGCACCATCCTTTTACTTCTCCCAAACCGGAGGACATTGCTTTACTCGATTCTGATCCTGGGAAAGTACGAGCTAATGCTTACGATTTGGTTCTTAACGGAAACGAAATTGGAGGAGGTTCCATTCGGATTCATGATAAAAAAACCCAAGCTTTGATGTTTAATTATCTTGGATTTATTCCGGAAGAAGCCAAAGCGCAATTTGGGTTTTTAATGGATGCTTTTGAATACGGTGCTCCACCCCATGGGGGAATTGCCTTTGGGTTTGACCGATTGGTTGCTATCTTAGGTGGCCAGGAAACCATTCGGGATTTTATCGCATTTCCTAAAAATAATAACGGTCGGGATGTAATGATTGATGCCCCTGCTCCTATTGACCAGGAACAACTGAACGAATTGGGTTTAGGGATTCGAGAAGTTAGCAAGGCTTAG
- the mce gene encoding methylmalonyl-CoA epimerase, with product MINKIEHLGIAVHNIEEANQMYEKLLGVASYKQELVEEQGVLTSFFKVGKSKIELLASTEDDSPISKFIAKRGEGIHHIAFEVEDIKKELKRLQSEGFQLIDKVPKKGADNKLIAFVHPKSTNGTLIELCQEISGNIAKST from the coding sequence TTGATCAATAAAATTGAACATCTGGGAATTGCGGTACATAATATAGAAGAAGCTAACCAAATGTACGAAAAGTTGCTAGGTGTTGCTTCTTATAAACAGGAATTAGTTGAAGAACAAGGAGTACTTACTTCTTTTTTTAAAGTAGGTAAAAGTAAAATAGAATTATTAGCAAGTACAGAGGATGATAGTCCTATTTCTAAATTTATTGCTAAACGAGGAGAAGGCATTCATCATATCGCTTTTGAGGTTGAGGATATAAAGAAAGAATTAAAACGTCTACAATCCGAAGGTTTTCAACTTATTGATAAAGTACCGAAAAAAGGGGCTGATAATAAGTTAATTGCTTTTGTTCATCCTAAAAGTACAAACGGTACGTTGATTGAACTTTGCCAGGAGATTTCTGGTAACATAGCTAAATCAACATAA
- a CDS encoding RNA polymerase sigma factor produces the protein MEYEEDRLLWKNLKGGDRTSLNAIFVKYYDVLLTFANAYITLNDAEEVVADIFFLLWSKRDQIEINLSLKVYLYKATKNRCLNVIKQRKDHSKLLDKVVHYELQCNDIQPDEMMIYQQTKNQLDDLINKLPKQCRIIFLLSRNDGLSHLEISKILNISPNTVNTQVYRAIKYLKSRISFLDCTIM, from the coding sequence ATGGAATACGAAGAGGATAGACTCCTATGGAAAAATTTAAAGGGAGGGGATCGTACATCTTTAAATGCGATTTTTGTAAAATACTATGATGTCCTGCTTACTTTTGCAAATGCTTATATCACTCTTAATGATGCAGAAGAAGTGGTTGCTGATATTTTTTTTCTTCTTTGGTCAAAAAGAGACCAAATCGAGATTAACCTATCGCTCAAAGTATATTTGTATAAAGCTACTAAGAACCGGTGCCTAAATGTCATTAAACAACGTAAAGACCATAGTAAATTATTAGATAAAGTAGTACATTATGAATTACAATGTAATGACATACAACCGGACGAGATGATGATATACCAACAAACCAAAAACCAACTGGATGATCTTATCAATAAATTGCCAAAACAATGTCGGATTATCTTTTTGCTAAGTAGAAACGATGGCCTTAGTCATTTGGAAATAAGTAAAATCCTAAATATTTCTCCAAATACGGTAAATACACAAGTATATAGAGCAATTAAATATCTTAAAAGTAGAATATCCTTTTTGGACTGTACTATTATGTAG
- a CDS encoding FecR family protein gives MKEQEYYSIILKYLKGEASFQEKERVKTLSQNPAFKKILEEIKLIWKHPTEIRNSNVEKKSEALKGLNDRIDATTPMVGPLLQICRRKKLTKNLCQIAAFAIILLIPIYFFYGKTNFLKNYNSGNTIVRTTQSGEQRTIKLSDGTRITLNSETTITYPKTFREDVRQVYLEGEAFFEVAKDSLRPFLVNTTTITTKVLGTSFNTKAFKGEPNMSVSLLEGKVQVFDKSDKPLVVLEECHEFIYSKATNQYVKKVFDPYKTLAWTINELIFDGETLEEVVRQLQRWYGVKIVLKNDAIKLCRFKATFYDESLHEVLNTLKYAGNLHYKIDDDLIEIDGEGCSQ, from the coding sequence ATGAAGGAACAAGAGTATTACAGTATAATTCTCAAATACCTCAAAGGCGAAGCTTCTTTTCAGGAAAAAGAAAGGGTAAAAACCTTATCTCAAAACCCTGCTTTTAAAAAAATTCTTGAAGAAATAAAGTTGATTTGGAAGCATCCTACGGAAATTAGAAATAGTAATGTAGAGAAGAAGAGCGAAGCGCTTAAAGGACTGAATGATCGAATTGATGCGACTACCCCTATGGTCGGACCTCTGTTACAAATATGCAGAAGAAAAAAGCTTACCAAGAACTTATGTCAGATAGCGGCTTTTGCAATCATACTATTGATCCCTATCTATTTCTTTTACGGTAAAACCAATTTTTTAAAGAACTATAATTCTGGAAATACTATCGTAAGAACTACCCAATCAGGAGAACAACGCACCATAAAACTTTCTGACGGAACGAGAATTACGCTAAATTCTGAAACAACTATAACCTATCCTAAAACATTCCGTGAGGATGTCCGGCAAGTTTATTTAGAAGGAGAAGCATTTTTTGAAGTAGCAAAAGACAGTTTAAGACCCTTCCTAGTAAACACAACAACGATTACTACTAAGGTTTTAGGCACTTCATTTAATACAAAAGCATTCAAAGGAGAACCCAACATGAGTGTATCGCTACTGGAAGGTAAAGTACAAGTATTTGACAAGTCCGATAAGCCTTTAGTAGTATTAGAAGAATGCCATGAATTTATCTATTCAAAAGCTACTAACCAGTATGTAAAAAAAGTCTTCGATCCTTATAAAACACTAGCCTGGACTATTAATGAATTAATTTTTGACGGAGAAACGCTTGAAGAAGTTGTAAGACAATTACAACGATGGTACGGGGTGAAAATAGTACTTAAAAATGACGCCATTAAACTATGTCGATTCAAAGCTACATTTTATGACGAATCCTTACATGAAGTGCTTAACACCTTAAAATATGCCGGAAACCTTCACTATAAGATTGATGATGACCTGATAGAAATTGACGGAGAAGGATGTAGTCAATGA
- a CDS encoding SusC/RagA family TonB-linked outer membrane protein translates to MRRNFFKKVKHAFILILFQLLAIQFSSASTTYATDMDQIYLDFTLEEASLQKVFEMIEQKTTFQFAYMESTIPLDRKISITAKQRSLQNILEEVSSKFGLYFKKIKNKIIIQPAQKKIMVTGQITDQESGDYLIGATVQIKGTNTGTTSDFDGKFNIEVMPDAILLISYLGYENKEVQVTSEAPLTIEMNMSANTIEDVVVTALNIKRAEKTIGYATQQIGGEALEEANETNLISTLSGKVAGVQITNTSGAVGSSSSIVLRGYNSISGNNQPLFVIDGMPISNEVHQTSRAFGGPANPNQSSFLGEGIDGGEQQVDYGNAAGEINPADIESIQILKGANAAALYGSRAANGVILITTKSGSSKKGIGVNLTSSLSFQTPLKTPKFQTQFGKGDNGLYAFPELNTNVGKNFGPRFNGQLIPQYDPNNPEIARNRPWVNRLGEDPVGDFLRTGITKINGFSITNGGEKGNFRLSYTRFDQEGMVPNTDLIRNTVGFNSSYRATEKFEVGASVNYISSRSDNRPNIGAKSESNIIFTLLQLGGNESLDELRNYWEPFGENTQQATSDRSVNNPYFLVNENLNGNRRDRVFGNVHFTYDFSDHLSLRVKTGRDMYSDKRTTIKAFSHVPYQNGFYSEANVFFKEDNSDFLFSYDNKFNEKFSITAIAGANHFDQKIEELRGNSGTDGLVTPGFFNLSNSISIPVARNFISRKRINSVYGGLTLGFNDYIFLDITGRNDWSSTLPTGNNSYFYPSASVSAILTDMVDLSGIGADYLKVRASYAEVGNDTDPYQTNPLTFNGGSSEGIAINTISSTLGNKDLVPENIVSTEFGLEAGFFNGRLGLDFTYYQIQNQQQIATIPLPTESGFLSQVINVPAEITNNGMELSLNLIPVKTPSFKWDLTLNWARNRNKITGLTILEEGERITLAERWINLDITNNGSFGDFYGDYLLRVDENGNLGRNGLQIYRPDGRSEESDDVGSLVDEPKPLLGNANPDWIGGIQNTLTYKNLNLSFLFDINKGGQVHSRTFVVGNQLGSLEKSVTLQQRDDPNAVQGAIQNGNTVVPGEQWVELQGATLDRDTGDTSPATIYARTSNFYKRYYDNDAVGTFDRSFVKLRELKLTYNVPESLLRSIKLQNLQIAIFGRNLLLWDNVPHIDPEVAGYSGELPGGEFFAIPSARSVGMSLNVNF, encoded by the coding sequence ATGAGAAGAAATTTCTTTAAAAAAGTAAAACATGCTTTCATCCTTATCCTTTTTCAACTACTGGCAATACAGTTTTCATCAGCAAGTACAACCTACGCTACTGATATGGATCAAATCTATCTGGATTTTACCCTGGAAGAAGCCAGCTTACAAAAGGTTTTTGAGATGATAGAACAAAAAACAACTTTTCAATTTGCATATATGGAATCCACCATTCCGTTAGATCGTAAAATTAGTATTACAGCAAAGCAGCGAAGTTTACAAAACATTCTGGAGGAAGTAAGTTCCAAATTTGGTTTATACTTTAAAAAAATAAAGAACAAAATTATAATTCAACCCGCACAAAAAAAAATAATGGTAACCGGACAAATTACAGACCAAGAATCCGGAGATTATTTGATAGGCGCAACTGTACAAATTAAGGGAACGAATACTGGTACAACTTCTGATTTTGACGGAAAATTCAATATAGAGGTGATGCCAGATGCCATATTGTTGATATCGTACCTAGGTTATGAAAATAAAGAGGTTCAGGTCACTTCAGAAGCTCCCTTAACGATTGAAATGAATATGAGCGCAAATACGATTGAGGATGTAGTGGTTACTGCCCTTAACATTAAAAGAGCTGAAAAAACCATAGGTTACGCCACACAACAAATTGGTGGTGAAGCCTTAGAAGAAGCAAACGAAACCAACCTAATAAGTACCTTAAGCGGAAAAGTGGCTGGTGTACAAATTACCAATACGAGTGGAGCTGTCGGGTCTTCTTCTTCTATTGTCTTACGAGGATACAATTCCATTTCAGGAAATAATCAACCCTTATTTGTTATTGATGGCATGCCTATAAGTAACGAGGTACATCAAACATCCAGAGCTTTTGGAGGACCTGCTAACCCTAACCAAAGTAGTTTTTTAGGAGAAGGCATTGACGGCGGAGAACAACAGGTAGATTACGGAAATGCAGCTGGAGAGATTAATCCTGCGGATATCGAAAGTATACAAATCCTAAAAGGTGCTAATGCTGCGGCCTTATACGGATCAAGAGCGGCAAATGGAGTAATCCTAATTACCACAAAAAGTGGTTCCTCAAAAAAAGGGATTGGTGTAAACCTAACCTCTTCATTATCCTTTCAGACACCTTTAAAAACCCCGAAATTTCAAACGCAATTTGGAAAAGGGGATAATGGCCTTTATGCCTTTCCTGAACTTAATACGAATGTAGGTAAAAACTTTGGCCCCAGGTTTAACGGCCAACTTATCCCACAATATGACCCCAACAATCCTGAGATTGCTAGAAACAGACCTTGGGTAAATAGATTAGGAGAAGATCCTGTCGGTGACTTTTTACGTACGGGAATTACAAAAATCAACGGGTTCTCTATCACCAATGGTGGGGAAAAGGGAAATTTTAGGCTTTCTTACACTCGTTTTGACCAGGAAGGAATGGTACCAAATACGGACTTGATTCGTAATACGGTCGGATTTAATTCAAGCTATCGCGCTACGGAAAAATTTGAAGTAGGTGCTTCTGTTAATTATATTAGTAGCCGTAGTGATAACCGGCCTAATATCGGTGCTAAGAGTGAGTCGAATATCATCTTTACTTTATTACAATTAGGTGGAAATGAAAGCCTGGATGAATTGAGAAATTACTGGGAACCCTTTGGGGAAAACACGCAACAGGCAACATCTGACCGAAGTGTAAATAACCCGTATTTTTTGGTCAATGAAAATTTAAACGGAAATCGACGAGACCGTGTTTTTGGTAATGTTCATTTTACCTATGATTTTTCTGATCACCTATCACTTCGGGTGAAAACGGGTAGGGATATGTATAGTGATAAAAGAACTACGATTAAAGCATTCTCCCATGTACCATATCAAAATGGTTTTTATTCCGAAGCCAATGTGTTTTTTAAAGAAGATAACTCTGATTTCCTATTTAGCTATGACAATAAGTTCAATGAAAAATTTTCTATTACTGCCATAGCTGGAGCTAATCACTTTGATCAAAAAATAGAGGAACTACGTGGTAATAGTGGTACTGACGGACTGGTAACCCCCGGGTTTTTTAATCTTTCCAACAGTATTTCGATACCAGTAGCACGGAATTTTATTTCCAGAAAACGTATCAATAGTGTATATGGAGGGCTTACTTTGGGTTTTAACGACTATATATTTTTGGATATTACCGGTAGAAATGATTGGTCAAGTACGTTGCCCACAGGGAACAATTCTTATTTTTACCCTTCGGCATCGGTTAGTGCTATCCTAACCGATATGGTGGATCTTTCGGGAATTGGGGCAGATTACTTAAAGGTACGTGCCAGTTACGCTGAAGTAGGTAACGATACAGACCCCTATCAAACCAATCCCTTAACCTTTAACGGTGGCTCTTCCGAAGGTATTGCTATTAATACTATCTCCAGTACTTTAGGAAATAAAGATCTGGTTCCGGAAAATATTGTATCTACAGAATTCGGACTGGAAGCTGGCTTTTTTAACGGAAGATTAGGACTTGATTTTACCTATTATCAAATACAAAACCAGCAACAAATTGCAACTATCCCGCTACCTACAGAATCCGGGTTTTTGAGTCAGGTGATTAATGTCCCGGCAGAAATTACAAATAATGGGATGGAGCTTTCTTTAAACCTGATCCCTGTAAAAACCCCTTCTTTTAAATGGGATTTGACTTTAAACTGGGCGCGAAATAGGAATAAAATTACCGGGCTTACCATCCTTGAAGAAGGAGAAAGAATCACCCTGGCCGAGCGATGGATCAATTTGGATATTACGAATAACGGAAGTTTTGGTGATTTTTACGGAGATTACTTACTTAGAGTTGACGAAAACGGAAACCTGGGTCGTAACGGACTACAAATTTACCGACCTGACGGAAGGTCTGAAGAATCGGATGACGTGGGAAGCCTGGTAGACGAACCAAAACCCCTGCTCGGAAATGCGAATCCGGATTGGATCGGAGGAATACAGAATACACTGACTTATAAAAACTTGAATTTAAGTTTCTTATTTGATATCAATAAAGGGGGACAGGTACATTCCCGAACTTTCGTGGTAGGTAACCAGCTGGGCTCCCTGGAAAAATCAGTTACCTTACAGCAACGAGATGACCCTAATGCCGTACAGGGTGCTATACAAAACGGAAATACGGTCGTCCCGGGGGAACAATGGGTAGAATTACAAGGGGCTACTCTAGACCGTGATACAGGAGATACCTCACCTGCTACCATCTACGCACGAACCTCTAATTTTTACAAACGCTATTATGATAATGATGCTGTCGGTACCTTTGACCGAAGTTTTGTAAAACTAAGAGAACTAAAACTAACATATAATGTTCCGGAATCCTTATTACGATCTATCAAGCTTCAAAACCTTCAGATTGCCATCTTCGGAAGAAACTTATTGCTTTGGGACAATGTACCGCATATTGATCCGGAGGTAGCCGGGTATAGCGGTGAACTGCCTGGTGGAGAATTTTTTGCCATCCCATCAGCTAGAAGCGTTGGAATGTCATTAAATGTAAATTTTTAA